Proteins from one Chroococcidiopsis sp. CCMEE 29 genomic window:
- a CDS encoding Uma2 family endonuclease yields MAPIILNLKPFVELSDDQFYELCQNHRDLKFERTAQGELVIVTPVGGEGGSREADLIGDLVYWNRQTQLGKVFSSSTCFKLPNGADRSPDAAWIVLERWNQLTSEQQKKFPPVCPDFVIELRSESDALESLQQKMQEYISNGLRLGWLVNPQDRQVEVYKANRVKRVLENPKQVDGEDVLPGFVFELSILWD; encoded by the coding sequence ATGGCTCCAATTATCCTTAACCTCAAGCCCTTTGTTGAGCTAAGTGATGACCAGTTCTATGAACTGTGCCAGAACCATCGTGACTTGAAGTTTGAGCGTACTGCACAAGGGGAGTTGGTCATTGTGACACCTGTGGGTGGGGAAGGAGGCAGTCGGGAAGCAGATCTGATTGGCGACTTGGTGTATTGGAACCGACAGACACAACTCGGTAAGGTGTTCAGCTCTTCAACGTGCTTCAAACTTCCTAATGGAGCCGATCGTTCTCCTGATGCAGCATGGATTGTTTTAGAACGGTGGAATCAGCTTACGTCGGAACAACAGAAGAAGTTTCCACCTGTTTGTCCAGATTTTGTAATCGAGTTGCGTTCTGAGAGTGATGCACTTGAGTCTTTACAGCAAAAAATGCAGGAGTACATTAGCAACGGATTACGTTTGGGTTGGTTAGTTAATCCCCAAGATCGACAGGTGGAGGTTTACAAAGCCAATCGAGTTAAACGAGTTCTCGAAAATCCTAAACAGGTTGACGGGGAAGATGTCCTGCCAGGTTTTGTATTCGAGCTTTCTATTTTGTGGGATTGA
- a CDS encoding AraC family transcriptional regulator, with protein MIDQFGVFMWEYVPGTPSDILKGWACSYGGYREDVGRSVCRLEVPSSRVTVILGFGDRLQISSLCSKLAPVKYRAFVVGLGEDSLITEHSGMQRCIEIKLLPWAADRLFRGASAEFAQGIVNLEDNWGKDAPLLIEQLSEMSAWQERFSLVDRFLSERFAASNRTIRPEIQWAWDQLERHGGCVPIRQLARMIGWSNRHFATRFRDQIGITPKAAARRIRFNHAHQLLNSSASYALSEVAAICGYSDQSHFVREFRLFSGCSPTVYQKAHFADLLGTPGDIVKS; from the coding sequence GTGATTGACCAATTCGGAGTTTTTATGTGGGAGTATGTGCCAGGAACGCCATCCGATATTCTAAAGGGCTGGGCTTGTTCTTACGGTGGCTACCGCGAAGACGTGGGGAGATCCGTGTGTCGCCTTGAGGTTCCCAGTAGTCGTGTCACCGTTATCCTGGGATTCGGCGATCGTTTACAGATTAGCTCCTTATGTTCTAAGTTGGCACCTGTCAAGTACCGAGCCTTCGTCGTTGGATTGGGCGAAGATTCGCTGATAACCGAACACAGCGGAATGCAGCGTTGTATCGAGATAAAGCTTCTTCCTTGGGCAGCAGATAGGCTCTTCCGTGGAGCATCTGCTGAGTTCGCGCAAGGTATAGTCAACCTGGAAGACAACTGGGGAAAGGATGCACCTCTACTGATCGAGCAGCTTAGTGAGATGTCTGCCTGGCAGGAACGATTTTCTTTAGTGGATCGGTTTCTTTCAGAGAGATTCGCAGCGTCAAATCGAACCATTCGACCCGAGATTCAGTGGGCGTGGGATCAACTCGAGCGCCACGGCGGGTGCGTCCCGATTCGGCAATTGGCTAGAATGATCGGCTGGAGCAATCGGCATTTCGCTACCCGCTTTCGCGATCAAATTGGCATAACGCCGAAAGCCGCAGCACGGCGTATTCGATTCAATCACGCTCATCAACTCCTAAATTCTTCGGCTAGTTACGCTCTCAGTGAGGTCGCTGCAATCTGCGGTTATAGCGACCAGAGCCACTTTGTACGGGAGTTTCGTCTATTTTCTGGGTGTTCTCCCACGGTTTACCAAAAAGCTCATTTTGCGGATCTCCTGGGTACTCCGGGTGACATCGTCAAATCGTAA
- a CDS encoding VOC family protein, whose translation MASEVSYLEIGAQDAGAARVFFEQLFSWNFYPMGNDGEGWFQTPSVKVGLHGNDPEPQFFIFFNVSDLMAAVARVKELGGETEQLGPDEPGFGRFCACRDPQGIRFGLHQPPEG comes from the coding sequence GTGGCTAGTGAAGTGTCTTATCTTGAAATCGGAGCGCAAGACGCGGGGGCTGCCCGAGTATTTTTCGAGCAACTCTTTAGCTGGAACTTTTATCCGATGGGGAATGACGGTGAAGGTTGGTTCCAGACGCCGTCGGTCAAAGTTGGGCTACACGGGAACGACCCGGAACCACAATTCTTCATCTTCTTCAATGTTTCCGATCTGATGGCGGCAGTCGCGCGAGTGAAGGAATTGGGTGGCGAGACAGAACAGCTAGGACCCGATGAACCCGGCTTCGGACGTTTTTGTGCCTGCCGCGATCCTCAAGGTATTCGCTTCGGTCTACACCAGCCGCCCGAAGGTTGA
- the thiO gene encoding glycine oxidase ThiO, protein MTTTSDVLIMGGGVIGLAIAVELKLRGASVTVLCRDFHAAASHAAAGMLAPQAEAIPPSPMRDLCLRSRALYPEWTRKLEEISGLATGYWPCGILAPVYEIRGQDASNIHSSRDCPAEWLDRDAINWHQPGLGTEVVGGWWYPEDAQVDNRALARALWTAAESLGVDVRDGIKVEGIQQQQGQVVGIQTSVGIVHAEHYVLAAGAWSHELLPLPVRPKKGQMLSVRVPEGSYSELPLQRVLFAPDIYMVPRRDSPSETLRDRRIVIGATSEEVGFTPYNTPAGIQTLLERAIKLYPQLQNYPIHELWWGFRPATPDELPILGSGPSKNLTLATGHYRNGILLAPLTAVLIADLIWEQKSDPLVNHFNYSRFYQGRGQETPSPLAPHLSPLTSPSSPLIIQPSPKMQTLNPPLETLDRPLNIAGRTFQSRLMTGTGKYRNMEEMQQSITQSGCEIVTVAVRRVQTKAPGHEGLAEALDWTKLWMLPNTAGCQTAEEAIRVARLGREMAKLLGQEDNNFVKLEVIPDPKYLLPDPIGTLEAAEKLVQEGFAVLPYINADPMLAKRLEEVGCVTVMPLASPIGSGQGLKTTANIQIIIENAGVPVVVDAGIGSPSEAAQAMELGADALLINTAIAQATNPAAMARAMKLATEAGRLAYLAGRIPIKAYASASSPLSGTIT, encoded by the coding sequence ATGACTACAACAAGTGACGTTTTAATTATGGGCGGCGGTGTCATTGGTTTGGCGATCGCCGTTGAACTAAAATTGCGCGGGGCATCTGTCACCGTCCTCTGTCGTGACTTCCATGCCGCGGCTAGTCATGCCGCTGCTGGGATGCTGGCTCCCCAAGCTGAGGCAATTCCACCCAGTCCAATGCGGGATTTATGCCTGCGATCGCGCGCTCTCTACCCTGAATGGACTCGTAAACTGGAAGAAATCAGCGGCTTAGCAACTGGCTATTGGCCTTGTGGCATTTTGGCACCTGTTTATGAAATAAGGGGTCAGGATGCAAGCAACATTCACTCCTCACGTGATTGCCCTGCCGAGTGGTTAGATAGAGATGCGATTAATTGGCATCAACCAGGATTAGGTACAGAGGTTGTCGGTGGTTGGTGGTATCCCGAAGATGCACAGGTAGATAATCGCGCCTTAGCGAGGGCACTGTGGACAGCAGCGGAATCTCTTGGTGTTGATGTCCGTGATGGCATTAAGGTAGAAGGAATCCAGCAGCAACAGGGTCAGGTGGTTGGTATTCAGACATCTGTTGGAATAGTCCACGCTGAACATTATGTCTTAGCAGCAGGTGCTTGGTCACATGAGTTATTGCCGCTTCCGGTGCGTCCGAAAAAAGGACAAATGCTATCAGTGCGAGTACCTGAAGGTTCCTATAGCGAGTTACCCTTACAGCGGGTTTTGTTTGCACCGGATATTTACATGGTGCCGCGCCGTGATTCTCCTTCCGAGACGCTACGCGATCGCCGGATTGTGATTGGAGCAACGAGCGAAGAAGTGGGATTTACTCCATACAACACCCCAGCTGGAATTCAAACCTTACTGGAACGTGCCATCAAGCTCTATCCTCAGTTACAAAACTATCCCATTCATGAACTCTGGTGGGGTTTCCGCCCTGCTACGCCAGATGAGTTACCGATTCTTGGCTCTGGTCCATCTAAAAACCTAACGCTTGCCACTGGACATTATCGCAATGGTATCCTGCTAGCACCACTCACAGCAGTCTTAATTGCAGACTTAATCTGGGAGCAAAAATCTGATCCCCTAGTGAATCATTTCAACTATTCACGCTTCTACCAAGGCAGGGGTCAGGAAACCCCCTCACCCCTCGCCCCTCACCTCTCGCCCCTCACCTCTCCCTCCTCGCCCCTAATCATCCAACCTTCACCCAAAATGCAGACCCTGAATCCTCCCCTAGAAACTCTTGATCGCCCGTTAAATATCGCTGGTAGAACTTTCCAATCCCGCTTGATGACTGGGACTGGCAAGTATCGCAACATGGAGGAAATGCAGCAAAGTATTACCCAAAGTGGTTGCGAAATTGTGACTGTTGCAGTCCGACGGGTGCAAACAAAGGCACCAGGACATGAAGGGTTAGCCGAGGCTCTAGATTGGACAAAACTTTGGATGTTGCCCAATACGGCTGGATGTCAAACCGCTGAAGAGGCGATTCGCGTGGCGCGTTTAGGACGGGAAATGGCAAAGCTGTTAGGGCAGGAAGATAACAATTTTGTCAAATTAGAGGTAATTCCTGACCCGAAGTACCTGCTACCTGACCCGATTGGCACCTTGGAGGCAGCAGAAAAGTTGGTTCAGGAAGGCTTTGCAGTGCTGCCCTACATCAATGCCGATCCAATGCTAGCTAAACGCTTAGAAGAGGTTGGCTGCGTCACAGTAATGCCTTTAGCGTCACCCATTGGTTCCGGGCAGGGGCTGAAAACTACGGCGAATATTCAGATTATTATTGAAAATGCTGGGGTGCCAGTAGTGGTAGATGCGGGTATTGGCTCACCAAGCGAAGCAGCGCAAGCGATGGAATTAGGGGCAGATGCATTGTTGATCAATACAGCGATCGCCCAAGCTACAAATCCCGCTGCTATGGCTCGCGCTATGAAACTAGCGACTGAAGCAGGACGTTTAGCTTACCTAGCAGGAAGGATTCCAATCAAAGCTTACGCCAGTGCCAGTTCACCTCTAAGTGGCACTATCACCTAA